The following proteins are encoded in a genomic region of Cricetulus griseus strain 17A/GY chromosome 7, alternate assembly CriGri-PICRH-1.0, whole genome shotgun sequence:
- the Psme3 gene encoding proteasome activator complex subunit 3: MASLLKVDQEVKLKVDSFRERITSEAEDLVANFFPKKLLELDSFLKEPILNIHDLTQIHSDMNLPVPDPILLTNSHDGLDGPTYKKRRLDECEEAFQGTKVFVMPNGMLKSNQQLVDIIEKVKPEIRLLIEKCNTVKMWVQLLIPRIEDGNNFGVSIQEETVAELRTVESEAASYLDQISRYYITRAKLVSKIAKYPHVEDYRRTVTEIDEKEYISLRLIISELRNQYVTLHDMILKNIEKIKRPRSSNAETLY, from the exons ATGGCCTCGTTGCTGAAGGTGGATCAGGAAGTGAAGCTCAAG GTTGATTCTTTCAGGGAGCGGATCACAAGTGAG GCAGAAGACTTGGTGGCAAATTTTTTCCCAAAGAAGTTATTAGAACTTGATAGTTTTTTGAAG GAACCAATCCTAAATATCCATGACCTAACTCAGATCCACTCAGACATGAATCTCCCAGTCCCTGACCCCATTCTCCTCACCAATAGCCACGATGGACTGGATGGT CCCACTTACAAGAAGCGTAGATTGGATGAATGTGAAGAGGCCTTCCAAG GAACCAAGGTGTTTGTGATGCCCAATGGGATGCTGAAAAgcaaccagcagctggtggacaTTATTGAGAAAGTAAAACCTGAGATTCGGCTGCTGATCGAGAAATGTAATACG GTCAAAATGTGGGTACAGCTCTTGATTCCCAGAATAGAAGATGGGAACAACTTCGGGGTGTCTATTCAG GAGGAAACAGTTGCAGAACTAAGAACTGTCGAGAGTGAAGCTGCATCTTATCTGGACCAGATTTCTAG atatTATATTACAAGAGCCAAATTGGTTTCTAAAATAGCTAAATATCCCCATGTG GAGGACTATCGCCGCACGGTCACAGAGATTGATGAGAAAGAATACATCAGCCTCCGTCTCATCATCTCAGAACTGAGGAATCAGTAT GTCACCCTACATGACATGATCCTGAAGAATATTGAGAAAATCAAACGACCCCGGAGCAGCAATGCAGAGACACTGTACTGA
- the Aoc2 gene encoding retina-specific copper amine oxidase isoform X2: MNLKVLLPFLVLTLLTVFALAYVLLTRQGSASQLPRCRSIPPRTHPWTHPGQSQLFADLNPKELTAVMSFLTKHLGPGLVDPAQAWPSDNCVFSVELQLPAKAAALAHLDRGGPPPAREALAIIFFGAQPQPNVTELVVGPLPHPSYMRDVTVERHGGPLPYYRRPMLRAEFVQIWRYLEEVELPKAPTFLASVLNYNGSTLAPLHSSANGLHSGDRATWIALYHNISGLGIFLHPVGLELLLDHRALDPTHWVVQKVFYLGHYYADLAQLEWEFKAGRLEVVQVPLPTPDGASSLRARITPDPPLPPLQFSPQGPQYSVQGNSVVSPLWTFTFGHGVFTGLRLFDVRFKGERVAYEVSVQECLTVYGADSPKTMTIRYLDSTYGLGQNSRALVRGVDCPYQASMVDIHVLVGTGAVRLLRGAVCVFEEVQGLPLRRHHNYIGRHFYGGLASSGLVVRSVSSVGNYDYIWDFIMYPNGALEGRVHATGFINTAFLSGGAESLLFGNRVGERVLGAVHTHAFHFKLDLDVAGLKNWVVAEDTVFEPVAAPWNPEHQLQRLQLTRQVLSREDLAAFPLGSPLPRYLYLATNQTNAWGHQRGYQIQIHSPRGVHVPLESDMEKALSWGRYQLVVTQRKEEECHSSSIYYQNDMRTPMMAFADFINNETLLGEDLVAWVTASFLHIPHAEDIPNTVTVGNSVGFLLRPYNFFDEDPSIFSPGSIYFERDQDAGLCSVNPVACTPQLAACVPNLPSFSYEGL, from the exons ATGAATCTCAAGGTGCTGCTGCCTTTTCTAGTGCTCACTCTCCTTACTGTCTTTGCCCTGGCCTATGTCTTGTTGACCAGGCAAGGCAGTGCCAGCCAGCTTCCTCGGTGCCGCTCCATACCTCCCAGAACTCATCCCTGGACACACCCCGGTCAGAGCCAGCTATTTGCAGACCTGAACCCCAAGGAGCTAACAGCTGTGATGAGCTTTCTGACCAAGCACCTGGGGCCGGGGCTGGTGGATCCAGCCCAGGCTTGGCCCTCGGACAACTGTGTCTTCTCAGTGGAGCTGCAGCTGCCTGCCAAGGCTGCAGCCCTGGCCCACCTGGACAGAGGGGGCCCCCCACCTGCCCGGGAGGCGCTGGCCATCATCTTCTTTGGTGCACAACCCCAGCCCAATGTGACTGAGCTGGTGGTGGGGCCCCTGCCTCACCCCTCCTACATGCGGGACGTGACTGTGGAGCGGCATGGTGGCCCCCTGCCCTATTACCGGCGTCCCATGCTGAGAGCTGAGTTTGTTCAGATTTGGAGGTACTTGGAAGAAGTGGAACTCCCAAAGGCCCCCACCTTTCTGGCTTCTGTCTTGAACTACAATGGCTCTACCTTGGCACCTCTGCATTCCTCTGCTAATGGCTTGCATTCAGGGGACCGAGCTACCTGGATAGCTCTCTACCATAACATCTCAGGTCTTGGAATATTCCTTCACCCTGTAGGGTTGGAGCTACTGCTGGACCACAGAGCCCTGGATCCTACCCACTGGGTGGTGCAGAAGGTCTTCTACCTTGGGCACTACTATGCAGACTTGGCCCAGTTGGAATGGGAGTTTAAGGCTGGCCGCCTAGAAGTGGTTCAGGTCCCTCTACCCACACCAGATGGGGCTTCCTCCCTGAGGGCTCGAATCACTCCAGACCCCCCTCTTCCCCCTCTTCAATTCTCACCCCAGGGTCCCCAGTACAGTGTACAGGGAAACTCAGTGGTATCCCCCCTCTGGACATTCACCTTTGGTCATGGGGTATTCACTGGTTTAAGACTCTTTGATGTTCGGTTTAAGGGTGAACGTGTGGCTTATGAAGTCAGTGTCCAGGAGTGCCTGACGGTTTATGGTGCTGATTCCCCCAAGACGATGACGATCCGTTACTTGGACAGCACCTATGGGCTTGGCCAAAACAGCCGAGCCTTGGTTCGAGGGGTGGACTGCCCCTATCAAGCCAGCATGGTGGATATCCATGTACTAGTAGGCACAGGGGCAGTCCGGCTGCTCCGAGgggctgtgtgtgtatttgaggaGGTCCAGGGATTACCCCTTCGAAGGCACCACAATTACATTGGGCGTCATTTCTATGGTGGTTTGGCCAGCTCAGGCCTTGTGGTCAGGTCGGTATCATCAGTGGGCAACTATGATTACATTTGGGACTTTATAATGTACCCAAATGGGGCTCTTGAAGGGCGTGTCCATGCCACTGGCTTTATCAACACAGCATTCCTGAGTGGAGGAGCCGAGAGCCTCCTCTTTGGGAACCGTGTGGGGGAGCGAGTGCTGGgagctgtgcacacacatgctttccACTTCAAACTGGACCTGGATGTGGCAG GTTTGAAAAACTGGGTGGTAGCTGAAGATACAGTGTTTGAGCCTGTAGCAGCCCCCTGGAACCCAGAGCATCAGCTACAACGCCTACAGCTGACCAGACAGGTCCTGAGCAGGGAGGACCTGGCTGCATTTCCCTTGGGGAGCCCCCTTCCTCGATACCTTTACTTGGCTACCAACCAGACCAATGCCTGGGGCCACCAGCGTGGGTACCAAATCCAGATCCACAGCCCCCGTGGTGTCCATGTACCTTTGGAGAGCGACATGGAAAAGGCTCTCAGctgggggag ATACCAGCTTGTGGTGacccagaggaaggaggaggagtgcCATAGCAGCAGCATCTATTACCAGAATGACATGCGGACCCCGATGATGGCCTTTGCTGACTTCATCAACAATGAAACCCTCTTGGGAGAG gaTCTGGTGGCTTGGGTGACAGCCAGCTTCCTGCACATCCCGCATGCTGAGGACATCCCCAACACAGTGACTGTGGGGAACAGTGTGGGCTTCTTGCTCCGACCCTACAATTTCTTCGATGAAGATCCCTCCATTTTCTCCCCTGGCAGCATCTACTTTGAGAGGGACCAGGATGCGGGGCTCTGCAGTGTCAACCCTGTGGCCTGCACCCCACAACTGGCAGCCTGTGTCCCCAACTTGCCCTCCTTTTCCTATGAAGGCTTATAG
- the Aoc3 gene encoding membrane primary amine oxidase — translation MTQKTTLVLLALAVITIFALVCVLLAGRSGDGGGLSQPLHCPSIPPTAQPWTNPGQSQLFADLNPEELTAVMSFLTKHLGPGLVDPAQARPSDNCVFSVELQLPAKAAALAHLDRGGPPPAREALAIIFFGAQPQPNVTELVVGPLPHPSYMRDVTVERHGGPLPYYRRPVTATEYNDIHKMIFNQELPQVSGLLHHCCFYKHRGHNLLTMTTVPRGLQSGDRATWFGVYYNLSGAGFYPHPIGLELLVNHKALIPEHWTIQKVFYQGRYFDSLAQLEDQFEAGLINVVLVPDNGTGGSWSLKSPVPPGSAPPLQFHPQGPRFSVQGYRVTSSLWTFSFGLGAYSGPRVFDVRFQGERVAYEVSVQEAIALYGGNSPAAMVTLYMDGHFGIGKYATPLTRGVDCPYLATYLDWHFLLESQTPTTLHDAFCVFEQNQGLPLRRHHSDFYSRYFGGVVETVLVVRSVSTLLNYDYVWDTIFHPNGAIEVKFHATGYISSAFFFGAGERFGNRVAAHTLGTVHTHSAHFKVDLDVAGLKNWAWAEDMAFVPMSIPWSPEYQIQRLQVNRKLLETEEEAAFPLGGATPRYLYLASNHSNKWGHRRGYRIQIFSFSGEPLPQKSPIEKAVSWGRYHFAVTRRKEEEPSSTSIFNQNDPWTPTVDFSGFISNETIAGEDLVAWVTAGFLHIPHAEDIPNTVTVGNGVGFFLRPYNFFDEDPSFYSADSIYFREGQDTSDCEINPLACLSQTATCAPDVPGFSHAGFAHK, via the exons ATGACCCAGAAGACCACCCTGGTGCTCCTTGCTCTAGCTGTCATCACCATCTTTGCCTTGGTTTGTGTCTTGTTAGCTGGTAGGAGTGGAGACGGGGGTGGACTGAGCCAACCTCTCCATTGCCCCTCCATTCCTCCTACTGCCCAGCCCTGGACAAATCCTGGTCAGAGCCAGCTATTTGCAGACCTGAACCCCGAGGAGCTAACAGCTGTGATGAGCTTTCTGACCAAGCACCTGGGGCCAGGGCTGGTGGATCCAGCCCAGGCTCGGCCCTCGGACAACTGTGTCTTCTCAGTGGAGCTGCAGCTGCCTGCCAAGGCTGCAGCCCTGGCCCACCTGGACAGAGGGGGCCCCCCACCTGCCCGGGAGGCGCTGGCCATCATCTTCTTTGGTGCACAACCCCAACCCAATGTGACTGAGCTGGTGGTGGGGCCCCTGCCTCACCCCTCCTACATGCGGGACGTGACTGTGGAGCGGCATGGTGGCCCCCTGCCCTATTACCGGCGACCTGTGACAGCCACTGAATATAATGATATCCACAAGATGATCTTCAACCAAGAGCTGCCCCAGGTTTCTGGGCTCCTCCATCATTGTTGCTTCTACAAACACAGGGGACACAACTTACTAACAATGACAACAGTCCCCCGAGGTCTGCAATCAGGGGACCGGGCCACCTGGTTTGGTGTGTATTACAACCTCTCAGGGGCTGGGTTTTACCCACACCCTATTGGCTTAGAGCTCCTGGTGAACCATAAGGCCCTGATACCGGAGCATTGGACCATCCAGAAAGTGTTCTATCAAGGCCGCTACTTTGATAGTCTGGCTCAGCTGGAGGACCAATTTGAGGCTGGCTTGATAAATGTGGTTTTGGTACCAGACAACGGCACAGGAGGGTCCTGGTCCCTAAAATCCCCAGTGCCGCCAGGTTCAGCGCCTCCTCTGCAGTTCCATCCCCAGGGACCTCGCTTCAGTGTCCAGGGATATCGAGTGACCTCCTCATTGTGGACTTTCTCTTTTGGCCTTGGAGCTTACAGTGGCCCAAGGGTCTTTGATGTCCGCTTTCAAGGGGAGAGGGTGGCATATGAAGTCAGTGTCCAGGAGGCCATAGCCTTGTATGGTGGCAATTCTCCAGCAGCTATGGTGACCCTTTACATGGACGGTCACTTTGGCATTGGCAAATATGCTACCCCCTTGACCCGTGGCGTGGACTGTCCTTACCTTGCCACCTACTTGGACTGGCATTTCCTTCTGGAATCTCAGACCCCCACGACACTACATGACGCGTTTTGTGTGTTTGAACAGAACCAGGGCCTCCCGCTACGGCGGCACCACTCAGATTTCTACTCCCGCTATTTTGGGGGTGTTGTGGAGACAGTGCTCGTGGTTAGATCTGTGTCTACTCTGCTTAATTATGACTATGTGTGGGACACGATCTTCCACCCCAACGGGGCCATAGAAGTCAAATTCCATGCCACGGGCTACATCAGCTCAGCATTCTTCTTTGGTGCTGGTGAAAGGTTTGGGAACCGAGTTGCAGCACACACGCTGGGCACAGTACATACCCACAGTGCTCACTTCAAAGTGGACCTGGATGTGGCAG GGCTGAAGAACTGGGCCTGGGCAGAAGACATGGCTTTTGTCCCTATGAGTATACCTTGGAGTCCCGAGTACCAGATACAGAGGCTGCAGGTGAATCGGAAACtgctggagacagaggaggaagctgCCTTCCCCCTGGGTGGTGCCACCCCACGCTACCTGTACCTGGCCAGTAACCACAGCAACAAGTGGGGTCATAGGCGAGGCTACCGCATCCAGATATTCAGCTTTTCTGGGGAGCCACTGCCCCAGAAAAGCCCCATAGAGAAAGCCGTCAGTTGGGGGAG GTACCACTTTGCTGTGACacggaggaaggaggaggagcctAGTAGCACTAGCATCTTCAACCAGAATGACCCGTGGACTCCCACTGTGGATTTCAGTGGCTTCATTAGCAATGAGACCATTGCTGGAGAG GACTTGGTAGCCTGGGTGACAGCCGGTTTTTTGCACATCCCACATGCAGAAGACATTCCCAACACGGTGACAGTGGGGAATGGGGTGGGTTTCTTCCTCCGACCCTATAACTTTTTTGATGAGGACCCCTCCTTCTACTCTGCTGATTCCATCTATTTCCGGGAGGGTCAGGATACCAGTGACTGTGAGATCAACCCCCTGGCTTGCCTGTCCCAGACGGCCACCTGTGCCCCTGATGTCCCTGGCTTCTCCCATGCAGGTTTTGCTCACAAATAA